A single region of the Mercenaria mercenaria strain notata chromosome 6, MADL_Memer_1, whole genome shotgun sequence genome encodes:
- the LOC128557735 gene encoding uncharacterized protein LOC128557735, giving the protein MYTFEKNNKILEYFQTKQGSLGDLRPKQIRNRQVMSPRRLQDLTPTLTGEVSVKSSTDGSDCWITGMVAIAPDTLVCTDYDNYSVKLIDTKSDKTTSKLKLSSGPSDLTYVSYDQLAVTVTDEKKICFLSFRSGLSKTRDIAVDGKCLGIAYRKNSLVVSYFDPPKVEILSLCGKVIQKIDTDSSGKALFRNPRYVAVDHDCYCIFVSDFLDNSVTKVTTSGKVLNTYKDTNLLHQKGIAVYSDGSVLVCNCGKDNLHLLSSENKKTKTVLNKSKSPQALCFNRESDSLFLSFLGSKCNTILKYKLT; this is encoded by the coding sequence ATGTATACGTTtgagaaaaacaataaaatcctGGAATATTTTCAAACGAAACAAGGTTCTCTCGGTGATCTCCGACCAAAACAAATAAGAAATCGCCAGGTCATGTCTCCAAGGCGTCTCCAAGATTTAACACCAACTCTTACTGGAGAAGTCAGTGTAAAATCTTCTACTGATGGAAGTGATTGTTGGATCACAGGAATGGTAGCTATAGCTCCTGATACACTTGTGTGTACTGATTATGACAATTACTCGGTGAAGCTGATTGATACCAAATCTGATAAAACTACTTCTAAGCTCAAACTTTCATCAGGGCCTTCGGATTTAACATACGTTTCATACGATCAGCTAGCAGTTACTGTGACCGacgaaaagaaaatatgtttcttGTCCTTTAGAAGTGGTCTGTCAAAGACTCGCGACATTGCTGTTGATGGAAAGTGTCTTGGAATAGCCTACAGGAAGAACAGTCTTGTTGTATCTTATTTCGATCCTCCAAAAGTGGAGATTCTGAGTCTTTGTGGGAAAGTTATACAGAAGATTGATACTGACAGCAGTGGGAAGGCTTTATTTAGGAATCCGCGGTACGTAGCTGTAGACCATGATTGTTACTGTATTTTCGTTTCTGATTTCTTGGATAATTCAGTGACTAAGGTCACTACATCAGGAAAGGTACTTAATACATACAAAGATACAAACCTCTTGCACCAGAAAGGCATTGCCGTTTACAGCGACGGGTCAGTGCTAGTTTGCAACTGTGGAAAAGACAATTTACATCTGCTGTCAtcagaaaacaagaaaacaaagacTGTGCTGAACAAGTCAAAGAGTCCACAGGCCTTGTGCTTTAATAGAGAATCAGATTCACTTTTTCTGAGTTTTCTCGGATCAAAATGTAACACAATTCTCAAGTACAAGCTTACTTAA